Below is a window of Oryza brachyantha chromosome 10, ObraRS2, whole genome shotgun sequence DNA.
AGAGACAtaagtcaactctaaatttaaggttgaaaatttataactttttacttataaacataaacagaagtaTGAAGTGAAACGGTGAGGGTGATAAAGTTGTAGTTAGTTCTTATTATTAAACTTGGTCTAAAGAAAGATAAACATTTCTAATTACTCCAAGCTTAATTCTAATGCTACATCTTTGTGAATAAGAATTAATCCggttactaattttttttttggattttgtcCAAGCATAGGGGAagaaagaatttattttttggatcaAGATTTGTCAATGCGTTAATCTGTCCTGGTTGGCGCGATGGGTAGTTGTCTGACCGGCCGCAATGCTGCATCCACAAATCTTGATCCAGCCCTAGCTGTCTAGGCTATCTATGGCTGCATATGTAGGAGAGTCGTTTTCGCATCATCGTGTGAACCATATGGATAGAAGCAAAGCAGAGGGCAATGGAAAGGGATGGTTGATCCATCCAACTTTATTTACCACACCATTATTAATGGCTTTTGCTCCACTTCTTCAGCACAGAAACCCTCCCATTAGTAGAAATAGATAATTAACAATGCAAAAACACATGAGTTTTAGAGGATTTATGGCCcctttgaaacaaagaaatgaacaatattgaatcctatgaaattcctatgaaattttACTGTGTTTTCCTATTGTTAATATGTTTTGCACCTACTTTCATGttaaaatcatgtttttttattgttccactatattttttttcaatcccATGTTTCAAAGGAGACCTTAAAACACACCTCCCTACCTActcccaaccaaaaaaaaacaaaaaaaaacgatgTATCGCAAACTCGTGTTCTGAATTTTATAGCCTCTGAATGGAAATCCACTTTCCAGGAGAGCAAACAATGGATGgatacttaatttaatttgttgctAGATTACATGATATCCTTGCCTGTTTTTGCTATAATGAAGTGCTTAGTATTAGGAGGCAATCCACTGCATTGCTTCATTTCTCCCCCAACTCCTGCGTCCCTCTTTATTCTCGCTTGGTCCTCCACCTTATGAATAGCCTCATCTTATCAGCTTCTCCAAAGACTACCATCATGGTGTTGCAATTGTCATCAGCTTCAATTCCAACGAACTATTGTTGTTCACAGCAGTGGCGAAGCTAGCTAAAAATATCGTCGGTGTCAGCttcattaaataatataatcatgCTTAGAGATGAACaatgttttataaaaagattatatattttgtagctcCGCCCCTGCTTCATAGAAGGAATGCTTTCCTCGTCTTCATGGTGTATATATGGGTTTGTTTGGTTCTCTTCCTTTGCTGTCCTTGCCAATTTTTCGGCAATGGCGAGATTTGATGAgccaaatatattataataacaAACACCTCTTCAAACAAATTTTGGTAGGGTTAATGCCAAAATTagccaaataaaaaagttggaCACTGGCTACAAACCAAATGAGTTACATAATTTTTAGCAAAGACAATTATTTGATAATGTTGAGGCTAATTATTTGGTAATGTTGAACTTGGCGTAGAACCAAACAGCTTATATACAGAAGGTTGTCATATAGtttctatcatttattttacacaAAGCAGTGCAGATGCACTCCCACAGAAATTAAGAtgacatcatatatatatattccttatTGCATTTCCCCAGTAAAACTAAACGTAGGTGAAGTGGGTATTTGCAACAATGAAATGAATCACAAGCCTACATTTAGTAAATTTCACCTAAaagataagactaaaaaataaacttcgataaaaaaaccccaaaaacaactttaaatttaaagttaaaaatttaaaacttgcaTAATAGAAACGAAAAAACAATCATTCAATACCTTAAAGTCTCGTGTCCTCGTCAATACTTAAGCATCATGCACGTGTGAATGATCATCGACGACGCGACCACATCACTCCCTATTAGATAACAGGTACTTACTAGCTAACACACCTCCGAGGCGATCCGAGATCGATAAAAGAACAGCACGCTAATAAGCGTTGCTGTACCTTGAATGCTTTGCTTGAGCCGTAATCCAATTAATTAGAGAATGTAATATTTAGAAACTAGAAAACTATTTAGGCCCCCGAAATATCTGCATGCTGCTTTGCGCCGGTCCCATGTGCAattgcatacatgcatgcgaCGGGACATGTGCAACCACAGTAACAGTGAGTGAGGACCATGAGACGTGGGCACCTTGTAGCCCATCCATTTGAATCAGAGCTACCAATGTGCATCTAGCTCATGAAGCCAAATTGCACAAGACAAGGGCAACACTTGCAATGTTGCCTACTCGGTTATCTAAGAACAGATGGATTCAATCTGGAGGCAAACGAATTGAAGTGACACCAGTGCATATAGTGTTACATGTACATGGCGGATCAGCCTTGAGGTTTCTGCAGAGTTTTACAGTTACTTTCCAAACGAATAAGCACGCATGGATGCACATCTTGCATGTACAAATCTTCCCAACAAGCAATTGATTATTTGGCATCATGGTCAGCCTTGTTAGGCCTTCTACAGGATCTTTCACATTCCTGTACAACATCAATAGTATGTTGTTATCCATGTCAGTATACAAATAACTGGTGGGcatgttataaattttttaaatgatttgGTCAAGATATGTAAGAATCCCTTCAACTCTTTGTGCAAGCCCGAGCAGATCCATTGTTCAATATAAAGTAGAATACATGTCAGATTATAAGAGGTTTGTGCATACCTTGAATTAACAAATCATCTGCTTGTACTGCCCAGATCGAAGTCCATAGTGTAGTCATATTCAATGGTGGGTATGACTGAGGCCatgaatttcaaaaatatgaaaaggtACCTGTACAAAACAGAAACACAAGTTACAAACTAGCCAACGAAGAAATGTATACTGCTTTTGATCATCCAAGCAGTTAACAAAAGGTATTTTCATAGTTGTTTTTACTTGTCGACTTCAGGTTCAACTCCTCGAGACATTAGAACATCAATGATCTTTTTCATTACAGCGGAATGTTTGCATGGATGCACTGAAGCATGCTTGCCTGCCGACAAGTGAGGATGGTCTTCAATGGTAACCTGTGCCAACACAATCCGCCATAATGTCATTAACAGTTGAATACATGGGAGACAACTTCACTAGCTCGCGGTCACTGGTCTGCTTACAATTCACAGATGACCTACCACTGAACCATGAAATTTATCGAATTGTGTGACAAGATGTATAAGGCTTAAAATACATGAGCCAGCACTATAGGCATGCACATCTAAGTTCTAGTAATGATGGTGAAAGGATACTAAGATAGAGAGGAGCCAAGAACTCTTTGGCCATTTATGTTCCATTTAATGCCtcaaataataatagaaaataacaaaataaatgaaattaccGTCTTCCGCGCATGGTCTTGGCTGATATCTTCAAACACAAGTTCAGGCTTTAGTGGCATTCTTGACTACAATAGcgaacaaattaaacaaatcaacttcaatCAAAACAATGTGGCTACATCAAAGGATTACTTTCTAAGGTTAAAATAACTTACCTCATCATATCCAGTAAGCCATACACGTGGAGTTTGGTAATATTTGTCATATCTGAAATAAGAGAACAACTTGTTACTTTCCAACAGAAGATCGATGGAACAAGAATgctatgacaaatcaaataGAGCCAGTTGGGCCACCTACTCACAAGTGACAAGGGAGAACTTTTCGAGGCAACAGAAATAAATTTCTTGCATCTGttccttatatttttatacgaaGAGAGTACATGCAATCTTTATGAATTCATGTGAGATATAACTCATTGTGTACATCAGTACATTATGTgttaaatttaagtgtcaaGGTGCAGATAGGCAAGATATAAGTTCTATGTAAACAAATATGCAGATCCTGGAAGAGGCGGAAGATAATATAGAAACCAATGGCACATAATCAGGCAACTAATATTGACCAACTAACAAAAGACTAAACCAAAGCATGCAGATAAAATAGAGGAGCTTACGTGATGCTAACGTCATATGTCCTAGTACGAAGGATGTTGTCATCTTCAGGCTCTTCTGCGACAAAATATGAAGGTTGAGCAGTAGCCTAAATAAGATGATGAAGGCAAAGCAGAAATCAGTAATGATTATGAACATCATGAGCGTTTCTGAACCACATCAAAGATAAGATCAGTCTGTCTTACTACTGGATCATTCCCTGTGTCTTCATAAGTGTCCATGTCGGgtatctcctcctcctcttcagCCTTATTACCAGCATTGAAGTATGAGGGGATAGGCTTTATCCCTTCAGTTTTCCCTATATCCAATGTATCCATCGAGGGTatgtcttcctcctcttctggCTTTGATGCTATACATTACCAacagaaacaacaaaaaaagtttagagtttagcatatataaaagagaTGGTCGAAAACAATAACACCAGGCATTCTGAAAGGTTAACCTTGCACTCCATGTGTGGCAAGCCAGCCTTCACCGTCCTCATCATCACCAAGAACTACCTCGGCTCCTGCAGCGTCATACTCTTCTTCAAGGGAGACAGCGCGCCTGAGGCAAGGCACTGACAGCAGAAACAGATTTCAATTGCAACGGGGAATATCAAATCCAAcccaacttcagttgcgatgTTAAGTATCAAATCCACACCGTTTCAACTAAATGTGGAAACTAAACTTTACAGGTTCTATCCTAC
It encodes the following:
- the LOC102719708 gene encoding autophagy-related protein 3 — its product is MQVKQKVYELYKGTVERVTGPRTVSAFLEKGVLSVPEFILAGDNLVSKCPTWSWEAGDPSKRKPYLPPDKQFLVTRNVPCLRRAVSLEEEYDAAGAEVVLGDDEDGEGWLATHGVQASKPEEEEDIPSMDTLDIGKTEGIKPIPSYFNAGNKAEEEEEIPDMDTYEDTGNDPVATAQPSYFVAEEPEDDNILRTRTYDVSITYDKYYQTPRVWLTGYDESRMPLKPELVFEDISQDHARKTVTIEDHPHLSAGKHASVHPCKHSAVMKKIIDVLMSRGVEPEVDKYLFIFLKFMASVIPTIEYDYTMDFDLGSTSR